The genomic stretch CGACGCCCTGCGCCAGCCCCAGCTCCTGCTTGAGTCCACTCATTCACATCGCCCTGCCAGTACCAAAAGAGAGGCGATGGTAACACTTTCGCAAATTTTTTTTTCGACTCCCCCTTGAAGGGGGAAAAAGCTATCCCCATCTCTCAGGGCACTAGTCGGAAAACCGCATGCGGGCCGGCGTCATCCATAACTGATAATGACTTTCTCAAAGGAGAGCTATCAATGAGTATTCGTCCGTTACATGATCGTGTGATCGTCAAACGTAAAGAAGTTGAAACCAAGTCTGCTGGCGGCATCGTTCTGACCGGTTCTGCAGCAGCCAAATCAACGCGTGGCGAAATCATCGCTGTCGGTAAGGGCCGCATCCTGGAAAACGGAACTGTGCAGCCACTGGACGTTAAAGTTGGTGACATCGTAATTTTCAACGATGGCTACGGCGTGAAATCCGAGAAGATCGACAATGAAGAAGTGTTGATCATGTCCGAGAGCGACATTCTGGCAATTGTTGAAGCGTAATTTACGCACGAGAATTTGAGGAAATAAGAACATGGCAGCTAAAGACGTAAAATTCGGTAACGACGCTCGTGTAAAAATGCTCCGCGGCGTAAACGTACTGGCAGATGCAGTTAAAGTGACTCTGGGCCCGAAAGGCCGCAACGTAGTGCTGGATAAATCCTTCGGCGCGCCAACCATCACCAAAGATGGTGTTTCTGTAGCACGTGAAATCGAGCTGGAAGACAAGTTCGAAAACATGGGCGCGCAGATGGTGAAAGAAGTTGCCTCTAAAGCGAATGACGCCGCAGGTGACGGTACCACCACCGCGACCGTACTGGCGCAGGCAATCATCACCGAAGGTCTGAAAGCCGTTGCTGCGGGCATGAACCCAATGGATCTGAAACGTGGTATCGACAAAGCTGTCGCCTCCGCTGTTGAAGAGCTGAAAGCGCTGTCCGTACCGTGCTCTGACTCTAAAGCCATTGCTCAGGTTGGTACTATCTCCGCTAACTCCGACGAAACCGTAGGTAAACTGATCGCTGAAGCGATGGACAAAGTCGGTAAAGAAGGCGTGATCACCGTTGAAGACGGTACCGGTCTGGAAGACGAACTGGACGTGGTTGAAGGGATGCAGTTCGACCGCGGTTACCTGTCCCCATACTTCATCAACAAGCCAGAGACTGGCGCTGTTGAGCTGGAAAGCCCGTTCATCCTGCTGGCTGACAAGAAAATCTCCAACATCCGCGAAATGCTGCCAGTACTGGAAGCCGTTGCGAAAGCAGGCAAGCCTCTGGTTATCATCGCTGAAGACGTTGAAGGCGAAGCGCTGGCGACCCTGGTGGTTAACACCATGCGCGGTATTGTGAAAGTGGCTGCGGTTAAAGCACCTGGCTTCGGCGATCGCCGTAAAGCGATGCTGCAGGATATCGCTACCCTGACCGGCGGTACCGTGATCTCTGAAGAGATCGGTATGGAGCTGGAAAAAGCGACCCTGGAAGACCTGGGCCAGGCGAAACGCGTTGTGATCAACAAAGACACCACCACCATCATCGACGGTGTGGGTGAAGAAGCTGCTATTCAGGGCCGCGTTGGTCAGATCCGTAAGCAGATCGAAGAAGCGACCTCCGATTACGACCGTGAAAAACTGCAGGAGCGCGTAGCGAAACTGGCTGGCGGCGTTGCGGTAATCAAAGTCGGTGCAGCGACTGAAGTTGAAATGAAAGAGAAAAAAGCACGCGTTGACGATGCCCTGCACGCGACCCGTGCTGCGGTAGAAGAAGGCGTGGTTGCTGGTGGTGGTGTTGCGCTGGTGCGTGTTGCCGCTAAACTGGCAGGCCTGACCGCACAGAACGAAGATCAGAACGTGGGTATCAAAGTTGCGCTGCGCGCAATGGAAGCCCCTCTGCGTCAGATCGTTTCTAACGCCGGTGAAGAGCCATCTGTGGTTGCGAACAACGTGAAAGCGGGCGAAGGTAACTACGGTTACAACGCGGCAACTGAAGAATACGGCAACATGATCGACTTCGGTATCCTGGATCCAACGAAAGTAACCCGTTCTGCTCTGCAGTACGCGGCATCTGTCGCTGGCCTGATGATCACCACCGAGTGCATGGTCACCGATATGCCTAAAGGCGATGCACCAGACTTAGGTGCTGCTGGCATGGGCGGAATGGGCGGTATGGGCGGCATGATGTAATCGTGCGCTCTACGTCGTAGAATGTGAAAAACCCCCGGGCAGAAATGCTCGGGGGTTTTTCTTTTGGTCATCTTTTAGGTATAAGATTTACACACGGACAACTACTGTCCAGCTTATTGAAAACGAGGAATAACATGCGCGTAAAAGTCTGTGCAGGGATTGTAGGGGCAGCATTGCTGCTGGCGGGTTGTAGCTCCAGCAATGAGCTGTCGGCAGCGGGCCAGGGCGTTCGCTTTGTGGAAGATAAGCCTGGCAGTGAATGCCAGCTGTTAGGCACGGCAACCGGTGAGCAAAGTAACTGGATGTCAGGTCAGCATGGCGAAGAAGGCGGCTCGATGCGCGGTGCGGCGAATGCCCTGCGTAACCAGGCTGCGGCAATGGGCGGTAACGTGATTTACGGCGTGAGCAGCCCAACGCAGAGTATGCTGTCCAGCTTCGTGCCGACCGCCAGCCAGATGAACGGCCAGGTCTACAAGTGCCCGAACTGATTGCCTTTTTCCCTCTCCCTGTGGGAGAGGGTTAGGGTGAGCGGAAACTAGCACTGCCGCAGCTGCAAATCCAGCGGCGTCTTGCTCGGCTCTCCGCCAATCTCGCGTGCCAGCTTCGGCACCATATAGCCTGAAACCAGCGTTAACAGTTCGCGCATAATCTGCCGGGCTTCTTCATCCGTCACCATGAAATGGGCCGCGCCCTGAACGCGATCCAGCACGTGCAGATAATAGGGCATCACGCCCGCATCAAACAGGGCATTGCTCAGGTCAGCCAGCACGCGGGCGCTGTCATTC from Enterobacter dykesii encodes the following:
- a CDS encoding co-chaperone GroES; translation: MSIRPLHDRVIVKRKEVETKSAGGIVLTGSAAAKSTRGEIIAVGKGRILENGTVQPLDVKVGDIVIFNDGYGVKSEKIDNEEVLIMSESDILAIVEA
- the groL gene encoding chaperonin GroEL (60 kDa chaperone family; promotes refolding of misfolded polypeptides especially under stressful conditions; forms two stacked rings of heptamers to form a barrel-shaped 14mer; ends can be capped by GroES; misfolded proteins enter the barrel where they are refolded when GroES binds), which codes for MAAKDVKFGNDARVKMLRGVNVLADAVKVTLGPKGRNVVLDKSFGAPTITKDGVSVAREIELEDKFENMGAQMVKEVASKANDAAGDGTTTATVLAQAIITEGLKAVAAGMNPMDLKRGIDKAVASAVEELKALSVPCSDSKAIAQVGTISANSDETVGKLIAEAMDKVGKEGVITVEDGTGLEDELDVVEGMQFDRGYLSPYFINKPETGAVELESPFILLADKKISNIREMLPVLEAVAKAGKPLVIIAEDVEGEALATLVVNTMRGIVKVAAVKAPGFGDRRKAMLQDIATLTGGTVISEEIGMELEKATLEDLGQAKRVVINKDTTTIIDGVGEEAAIQGRVGQIRKQIEEATSDYDREKLQERVAKLAGGVAVIKVGAATEVEMKEKKARVDDALHATRAAVEEGVVAGGGVALVRVAAKLAGLTAQNEDQNVGIKVALRAMEAPLRQIVSNAGEEPSVVANNVKAGEGNYGYNAATEEYGNMIDFGILDPTKVTRSALQYAASVAGLMITTECMVTDMPKGDAPDLGAAGMGGMGGMGGMM
- a CDS encoding DUF4156 domain-containing protein — protein: MRVKVCAGIVGAALLLAGCSSSNELSAAGQGVRFVEDKPGSECQLLGTATGEQSNWMSGQHGEEGGSMRGAANALRNQAAAMGGNVIYGVSSPTQSMLSSFVPTASQMNGQVYKCPN